Genomic DNA from Hordeum vulgare subsp. vulgare chromosome 2H, MorexV3_pseudomolecules_assembly, whole genome shotgun sequence:
CGAGGAGCCGAGCCTGGGTAACTCGCGTCCTtcattcccgatcaaccccatTCAAGCAATCATCTAGTTGCGATGGCTCTTAAACTTAGTCCTTTCATAAAAACATCTATCATGACAAAAACCACGATACAAAAAATGCCAAGATCATATTGACGGACGACACCCTCTTAAATGAGCATGCAAAGAACTAGTTtgcgaagaaaaagaaggagatcaAGAAGCGTAAGGAGTACGAGAAGGCGAGGGCGACAACGAAGCATGCAGCAAGGATGCAAGCGGAGCATGCAACAAGGATGAAGGCGAACCATGCGGCAAAGATGAAGGCGAAGGAGTACGCATAGACGGCGTCCGACCACTGATCCGTCGAGCAAGCGAGGCATCCTATATGCTTGGACACTGATTTTATTTTAACATGTTTAAATTGTTGAACTACGATTTGATTTGCTTAGTTTGGAACTgttaaatttaaataatttatatTATACTCGATATTAGCCTTGGGTTACTATGATCGACGTGCATGGATTATATGAATTTTATGATTCGCTGGCCTATACGAGGGCCGGCGGGCGCTGTCGTGCCCGTGATGTATGGGGTGCCGAATTTGTGAAGTTTGATATGCGTATTAATCGGCGAATTGCGACCCGGCGATTACCATGACATGAGCCATGACGATAAGAATTTCGTGGAAGATTGAATTGGTAGGTGTATTAATCTGCCAATCATCTTCGATCCTGAGAATAAATGACCGGAGATTTGGAGCTTCACCCGAGATTCCGCTGTGACCTGCTCTGCGAGCTCTCCTTTGCTGGCATCTGCTTTGCTCCCTGCCGCCTACAAATAACCTGTCGTAGTGCCGCTCAGTCTCATCGGCCACTCAGCACCACAGAACGGTGATGGGGAGAGAGAAGCACGCAATGGAGCCTGTAGCCGTCGTGGCGGTGCCGTTCCCGGCGCAGGGCCACCTCAACCAGCTGCTGCACCTGTCGCTGCAGCTCGCGTCGCGCGGGGTGGACGTGCACTACGCCGCGCCCGCGCAGCACATCCGGCAGGCGCGCGCCCGCGTGCACGGCTGGGGCGAGGAGGCGCTCCTATCCATCCAGTTCCACGACCTCGGCATCTCCAGCTATGTCTCCCCGCCTCCAGATCCCACCGCTGACTCGCCCTTCCCGTCCCACCTCATGCCCCTGTTCGAGACATTCACCGCCGGCGCGCGCGCCCCGCTTGCGGCTCTCCTCGAGAACCTCTCCGGTTCCTGCCGTCGCGTGGTCGTAGTGCACGATCGCATCAACGCCTTCGCCGCCGAGGAGGCGCTGCGGCTGCCCAACGGCGAGGCGTTCGGGCTGCACTGCGTGGCCGTGTCGATGCTCGTTGGAAGAATCGACGCGAACCACCCCCTACTGCGTGAGAACGGCGTCGTCCTCAGCGCCATCGAGCGCTATGCAACGAAGGAGTTCGTGGAGTACGCTAACCGGGCCAGACCGGTGAAACAGATCTCGACTGGCGCGGGCATCCTGGCAAACACATGCCACGCGCTAGAGGGTGATTTCATCGACGTTGTCGCCGGGCACCTGGCTGCTGACGGCAAGAAGCTCTTCGCCATCGGGCCGCTAAACCCATTGCTCGACGATAGCGcgtcgaagcagagcaagcagcgGCACGAGTGCCTGGACTGGCTCGACGAGCAGCCTCCGGCGTCGGTGCTGTACGTCTCCTTCGGCACCACGTCGTCTCTGCGAGCGGAGCAAATCGAGGAGCTTGCAGCAGCACTGTGCGGCAGCAGACAGAGGTTCATCTGGGTGCTACGCGACGCCGACCGCGGCGACATATTCGCGGATGCCGGCGACAGCCGCCACGAGAAGCTGCTGTCAGAGTTCACCAAGAACACGGAAGGGACGGGGCTGGTGATCACCGGGTGGGCGCCGCAGCTGGAGATCCTAGCGCACACAGCCACGGCGGCGTTCATGAGCCATTGCGGCTGGAACTCGACCATGGAGAGCCTGAGCCACGGCAAACCGATTCTGGCCTGGCCCATGCACTGCGACCAGCCGTGGGACGCGGAGCTGGTCTGCAACTACCTCGAGGCCGGCATCCTCGTGCGCCCCTGGGAGAAGCACAGTGAGGTGACCACGGCGAAGGCCATCCAGGAAGTCATCGAGGAGGCCATGCTCTCCGACAAAGGAATTGCCGTGCGGCAACGAGCACGTGCGCTCGGGGAGGCTGTCCGCGCCTCCGTGGCTGACGGCGGTTCATCGCGCAAGGACCTAGATCTTTTCACTGCTTACATCACAAGGTGATCGACAAAATGCCATGTCGGGACGATGCCTTTTGATGCCGACTGCCATGTTGGAGGATGCCTTTTGATGCCGATACAGTTTTTTTAGGGAGGTTACAGTCTTTTTTTCCAGCCAGTTGATTATGTATCCGGCTTAATAATTCATGTGTCAGACTTGTAGCTCAAAGATCGCAGTATGCAACATTTGTAGCCGACTGGCCGGCCGAAAAAAATGCATGTAATTTTGGTAAACGTCTGCAGCACGCGTCCGTGGCAGAAGAGGACCGCGGCACCTTGGAGAAGGCACTAAAGGAGGGTGCCATTTGCCAGGTCTATGTGTGCCTCCCCATCTCTTTCAGTTTGACACAATTCTGATCGCAACGTCCCTGACCTACCTTCTACTCGTGCCACCAAGTGAAGCACACTCCAACGAAGGCGCCGGCATGATCACCTTTCCCTCAACATGCTCCCTCAATTCGATGACAAGGTCACAGAGTAGCAACACCCATGACCACCCTCCTCCGTCCTCGTGTTCGGTTTGACGACTTCAGTTATTTGAAAGGTATTGCCAAAAACTCTATTTGTGAGTTTGATTACCTTAAATAGGATCTAGATTTTACCGCCAAGAACTCTGCTTTCAGACAAGGTTTCAAGCGTCTAGCGAGCTCCTGGACGCTTGAAACCTTGTCTCAAAGCTCCTTCTATGTCGTTTACGACCACTACGAGGATCTACTCCAGCTGCGTCGCACTacatgatagaggcgaagttatcCGTGTCTTTTGATGAGATGCGCATCCGTGTAACCACGGCTTTAATTTTGGTAACGTCTGTGGCCACACTGCCGGCCCAAGATTAGGCCGGACGACACTCGCGAGCGATCGTGCATCGCGGGAGCGCTCCCCAGTCCAATCGTTTTTTCATCGGGCAGTGTTCTTCGCCGGCGCATCGGTCCAAACTTTCGGTCGGCCGCACAGGAGCCGTCCGATCCGTTAGATCAAATCTCGTTTGATCGTCAGATCTGTCCATTCAGCAAAAATCATTGATTGAAGCAAAAATAAATAGCAATGTAGCAAATTTCGGTCACGGATACGGCAAAAATATGATTGTAGCAAAAAATACCAACGTGGTCGTATCAAAAAAACGACGCTGAGGATATATGGTAGCAAAACAAAAATATGAGTTATAGCAGGGATGGGGGTGGGCGCAGGGATGGCAAATGTTTTTGTTCAATGATGAAAAAATCGAGGAAGGTGGGATCAATTGATGGGAGTGAATGAAAACGTACGACCACGTATGGAGTGACTCTTTAGGAATAGAGATGGGTAAGTTAGGATAGATAGATCCATGATATTTCATATATTAGAAAAGTACTATTTGGAAGAAAAGAGTGTATAGAAAAATAAATCGATGGGTAAAAAATCTATTATGGATTATATTTTTTTAAATCCTTTATTTGTTTCCTGAAAATCTattatttgtttttaaaaataaagcaTTAATGTGAGGGATTGGTTGATTGGGTAAGTTAGGAAACTTAAATCTGTATTCTTTTGTATATTAAAAAAGTGTTGATTTAAAAGAAAAGAAACTATTTATTTTCTAAAATAAATTGCATTAGTTGGAGAGATCAGTTGAATTGAATAAGTTAGAAAATCAAGATCTATATTCTTTCATATgttagggaagcattgatttgaaaaAAGAAATCAGATAGAAATAAACCAATTGATAAGAAAACCAATGAAAAAAGGATGGTAGAAGGTGGGACGAAAAATAACCCACAAAAAGACTAATGTAAAAAAAATCCACCAGTTCTGTGACATGGAGCAGTGAAACACTCCCAACCCTAAGCGCTGCCGTTGCGAGAAACGAGAGGCCGAGCACCACGGCGGCGGCGCGCTACCACCGGATCTCCGTGGCTGCATTGCCACTCCTACGCCGTCCGAGCGCGACCTGCTGACTTTCTCTGCTGATCCTCTCCCTCCGGTACCCACCGTCCCTCACGGCTTCCCGACATTTTCCATCCCCGCACGGCCAAAAATTGCATGTATttcttcagcttatcttcctttgtactccctctatacctaaatataagtctttaaagaggtttcactACAAGTttatatacgaatgtatatagaactTAGCAACAAGCCAagaacaaggatttctcccggatCCGCTTGACGAATCTCCGTCTCACATCGTGCGCACAGACGACCACCGATCTCCGCCACCGCAGAGCAAGCTAACCACTCAGGCCAGATCATATCTGACCAAAGGGCCAACTACGCCTGCATCTGACCAGCCAACCAAGTCCCTCCATGCCGTCACTGATCCGAGGAGACAGCGCCACGGCCAGATGCAGCAGTTGCATTTGCCGCCGCTCGCCGCCGGGAGCGATCCACCCCTGCGTAGAGTCTCGGATGTGGGGACGCACATCCGCACGCGTGGATGCCCCGCGCCACCCACGCACGCGAGAAGGAGaggctcctccgccaccgccgtcaTCGGCCCGGGCTTAGCCCAGCGGTTTCCTCCAACGGCGGCGGAGGggaggggtgggatggggagagaccggcggctagggttggagcCCCTCGGCCGCCCGCGCGGGGGGcagtggaggggggggggaatGCGTGAGATGCGATCTCAAGATAGGATCAAATAGTACAGTATATACCGAACTGAACCTAATGACCATATGCCATGGAGGTTGTGTTATATTACTACTcggttgtactccctccgtcccaaaataagtgtctttactttgtactagctctagcatAAAGTtgcactaagcttgagacagttacttTGGGACGGAGGGGATACATTGCTAGTAGTTATGCTTGTCTTTTGCGTTGTGCAAAACTGCAGACGGCAGAATGCAGATGCCTTCCTTTGGTTCAAAAACCATAGATATGAAGATGTGGAGAAAGGGGAAAGTTCATCCCGATGTAAAGTATATTCGGAGTATATGCTTGTTCGAAGACAAGAGAGAAGATCAACATGCCAGCTTAGCCACAACCCGACAGCTTATATAGGCTAGAGGTTTTACCAAAAAGGGAAAATAAAGCTACAGTACCGACATGAGAATTACTACAGTTAATATCTAACGGTTCACAACGAAGCGGTACGCGAGGAAGTGATCTCCACCATTAGCTAACTGAACTTTTAACTGAACTTTTAACTAAACTTCTCCTAATCCTAACATTGCCCCCTTCTGGAACACAACGTGTCCTCATGGTGTTGTAGCATCTTGGCGCCATTGCTGCGTCGTTGCTTTGAAGAAAACTAAGAATGTGTATTTGATGAAATCAGCatcctcccatgttgcttcttttggTGACAAGTTTTCCCACTGAATTAACCACTGCACCACTGGCTGGTTCTGCCTGGGAATCTATCTCACCTGAAGATCTCCTGCAGGTCCTGTTTTGATGGTCCCATCATGGTTGACCATAGGCAGATTAGGACTAGGGATAGAGTGTTTGCCCACGTATTTCTTTAGTTGACTCACATGGAACACTGGATGAATTTTGACATGCTCAGGAAACTGCAATTTGTAAGCTGAATTGCCCACCTTCTGAATGATTAGAAAAGGACCATAAAACTTGTATTGGAGTTTAACAGCTCCCCTGAATCCAAAGGCTGCTAACCTGTAAGGAGCCATCTTCAAATATACCATATCTCCCACTTCAAAAGATCTCTGAACTCTCTTCATGTCAGCATATTTCTTCATTCTGTTTTGAGCTAGCACCAGGTTGTTTCCGAGTTGCTCCAACATCTGTTGTTTGGCTGTCAGAAAATCTTGTGCTTCTCCTTCTTCAGGACCAGGAATAGCTAGCTCACTTATCAATGGAGGAGGATAACTATAAAGAGCTTGGAATAATATAATCAACTTGGGTGGACCATGCAGCCTGATGATTTGGTCCACAAATGCCTGGGCTACACTGAGAACTGTATAAGGGTGTGAGAGTGGAATGAAATGTGCATATTTTGTAAATTTGTCCACTACTACCACTATCACATCATATACTTTGGATATTGGCAAGCATTCcacaaaatccattgatatgtgtTGCCATGCTAGATCTGCTACAAGTAGGGGATCAAGTAATCCTGGTTGGAGACAATACTCATGCTTAGCTCTCTGACAGATAGGACatgtatgtcacgcccaagatgcgaccctatcctcaatttggcacgaaggcctcgtcagggatagaagcgcatctcgtcgtgtcgcaagaatggatatcgtcacaagtacatgtactgaaaagaagagatatatatagagatggcttacactcgccacaagttacatcagagtcacatcagtacattacataatcatcaagagtaagagcagggtcccactacggacgaaaacaaacgagaaaaataagaacgacgtccatccttgctatcccaggctgccggcctggaacccatcctagatcgaagaagaagaagaagaagaagaagcaactccaaatgaacaatcaacgcgctcgcgtcaagtaacctttacctgtacctgcaaccggtgttgtagtaatctgtgagccagaggggactcagcaatctcatttccaaaggtatcaagactagcaaagcttaatgggtgaggcatggttaagtggtgaggtggcagcagcggctaagcatatatttggtggctaaacttacgagtacaagaattaagagggggaagctctacgcatagcggacgtgaactactgatgatcaaaagaatgatcctgaacacctacctacgtcagacataaccccaccgtgtcctcgatcggagaaagaactcacgaaagagatagtcacggttacacacacagttggcatattttagttaagttaacttcaagttatctagaaccagtgttaaacaaagtttccacgttgccatataaccgcgggcactgctttccgaaagatttaaccctgcaggggtgctccaactagtccatcacaaattaccacaagccgcatagaaaccctcatacacgaagctcgcgatctcgtcggattccctagtggaaaacctcaactctgagattacccaaagcatcaccggaatcccgatgcacaagatatctcgtcaaaggtaaaactaatccagcaaggccgcccggtgtgtcgacgatcccgataggagccgcgtatctcgttctctggacacgacggataagctacgcgcacgagtgccaaacctcgagtttcctcgcggtggtcccgcacagtgctctgttttggaccaacactcatgaggagcactggcccggggttgactaaattatcctcggggtccggaaagtccctatgcaatttattaggtgattaagcaaatgtagtaccaatgttgggccttgccagaccagctttaatctaaaacgaattatcaagggggtccccataacaaccccgatcgtgttaggagcgctcatttatggaacataacaccggtagccggaaactaagggggcaaaggtggaacaaaacaccaggctagaaaggccgagccttccaccttttaccaagtatataggtgcattaaattaaatagcatttaaatatggtgaggaacccatgctttcacatggaagcaactgcacctgcaactagcaacgctatcaacagggttaagcaagaagtaacatagccaatcagtggttt
This window encodes:
- the LOC123427538 gene encoding putative cis-zeatin O-glucosyltransferase; amino-acid sequence: MGREKHAMEPVAVVAVPFPAQGHLNQLLHLSLQLASRGVDVHYAAPAQHIRQARARVHGWGEEALLSIQFHDLGISSYVSPPPDPTADSPFPSHLMPLFETFTAGARAPLAALLENLSGSCRRVVVVHDRINAFAAEEALRLPNGEAFGLHCVAVSMLVGRIDANHPLLRENGVVLSAIERYATKEFVEYANRARPVKQISTGAGILANTCHALEGDFIDVVAGHLAADGKKLFAIGPLNPLLDDSASKQSKQRHECLDWLDEQPPASVLYVSFGTTSSLRAEQIEELAAALCGSRQRFIWVLRDADRGDIFADAGDSRHEKLLSEFTKNTEGTGLVITGWAPQLEILAHTATAAFMSHCGWNSTMESLSHGKPILAWPMHCDQPWDAELVCNYLEAGILVRPWEKHSEVTTAKAIQEVIEEAMLSDKGIAVRQRARALGEAVRASVADGGSSRKDLDLFTAYITR